The following are encoded in a window of Mycosarcoma maydis chromosome 10, whole genome shotgun sequence genomic DNA:
- a CDS encoding putative tryptophan--tRNA ligase: MTAEDITQGVANTSLEASVAAATEQKVTPWDVEGATVDGQQVAIDYDKLVKDFGTRKIDQELLARFERLTGWKPHPLLRRGSFFSHRELDKILDRYEQGKPFFLYTGRGPSSDSMHLGHLIPFLFTKWLQDVFDCPLVIQLTDDEKFLFKPALKIEQVKDFAFKNARDIIACGFKLDKTFIFSNLDYVGGAFYANIVRISRMITINQSKGTFGFTDSDSVGKAHFVSIQAAPSFSNSFPQIFGEKHDIPCLIPCAIDQDPYFRQTRDVASRLKYPKPCLIHSKFFPALQGSQTKMSASNENSSIFMHDTPNQIKNKINKHAFSGGQETAEEQRRLGGNPDVDVAFQYLTFFLDDDAEVEQIAKDYRSGVLLTGELKKKCITVLQKVVSNFQEKKAKVSDDLIREFMNKERKIDPTMPAAGSTANVQRELSKDTVIASTSA; this comes from the coding sequence ATGACTGCTGAGGACATTACACAAGGCGTTGCAAACACTTCGCTCGAAGCATccgtcgccgctgccaccgaACAAAAGGTCACACCGTGGGATGTCGAAGGCGCTACCGTCGATGGTCAGCAGGTTGCCATTGACTATGACAAGCTTGTTAAGGACTTCGGCACTCGCAAGATCGACCAGGAACTGCTCGCGCGCTTCGAGCGATTGACTGGATGGAAGCCACACCCTCTTCTGCGACGGggcagcttcttctcaCACCGAGAACTCGATAAGATCCTGGACCGCTACGAGCAGGGCAAGCCATTCTTCCTTTACACAGGGCGAGGACCAAGCTCGGACTCCATGCACCTGGGACACCTGATCCCCTTCCTCTTCACAAAATGGCTTCAGGATGTCTTTGACTGCCCCTTGGTCATCCAGCTCACGGACGACGAGAAGTTCCTCTTCAAGCCAGCGCTCAAGATCGAACAAGTCAAGGACTTTGCCTTTAAAAACGCGCGCGACATCATCGCTTGTggcttcaagctcgacaagacATTCATCTTTTCGAATCTCGACTATGTCGGCGGTGCCTTCTACGCCAACATTGTCCGCATCTCACGTATGATTACCATCAATCAATCCAAAGGAACTTTCGGTTTCACGGACAGTGACAGTGTCGGCAAAGCACACTTTGTCTCGATCCAAGCGGCACCATCGTTCTCCAACTCGTTCCCGCAGATCTTCGGCGAGAAGCACGACATCCCATGCTTGATTCCCTGCGCTATCGATCAGGATCCGTACTTCCGTCAGACGCGTGACGTTGCCTCGCGTCTCAAGTATCCCAAACCGTGCCTGATTCACTCCAAGTTCTTCCCCGCGTTGCAGGGCAGCCAAACCAAGATGAGCGCCTCGAACGagaacagcagcatcttTATGCATGATACACCCAACCAGATCAAaaacaagatcaacaaaCACGCGTTCTCTGGTGGACAAGAGACCGCCgaagagcagcgacgatTGGGAGGTAATCCAGACGTCGATGTCGCTTTCCAGTACCTGACGTTTTTCCTGGACGAtgatgccgaggtggaaCAGATCGCTAAGGATTACAGATCCGGTGTGTTGTTGACGGGCGAATTGAAGAAAAAGTGCATCACGGTGCTGCAGAAGGTGGTGAGCAATTTCCAGGAGAAGAAGGCTAAGGTGTCGGACGATCTGATTCGAGAATTCATGAACAAAGAACGTAAGATCGACCCAACAATGCCGGCTGCAGGCTCGACGGCAAATGTGCAGCGGGAGCTGTCAAAGGATACCGTGATTGCTTCGACCAGTGCTTAA
- a CDS encoding putative Sm-like protein LSM2 (related to LSM2 - Sm-like (Lsm) protein) has translation MLIFSAFKTLTGQQVTIELKNDLAIQGTLKSVDQFLNFKIDNIRVLDEAKHPHMMAVKSAFIRGSVVRYVHIPAAAVDTQLLEDATRREAASQAKR, from the exons ATG CTCATCTTTTCGGCATTCAAGACTCTCACAGGTCAACAGGTGACaatcgagctcaagaacgACCTCGCTATTCAGGGCACCCTGAAGAGTGTTGATCA GTTCTTGAACTTCAAGATTGACAATATTCGCGTACTAGATGAAGCGAAGCACCCGCACATG ATGGCTGTCAAGTCAGCATTCATCCGAGGCTCCGTCGTACGATACGTACACATCCccgccgctgccgtcgACACACAATTGCTCGAGGACGCCACAAGAAGGG AGGCTGCTTCCCAGGCCAAACGATAA
- a CDS encoding TATA-binding protein-associated factor TAF6 (related to TAF6 - Subunit (60 kDa) of TFIID and SAGA complexes), giving the protein MAPSTKSGANAAASSSTSNTTASLGIGISSASTGGAGGSIGLGPLAGVPASVYPTDTIRDVAESLGINSMKESVAAALAADVEYRIREIVQDAAKYMRHSKRDQLKTIDIDAALRARNIEPIYGFLPSSSGRSSASDPSRYTAGPTFRRVQTASGVPLHYVEDEEIDFDKILEAGPRIGIGRGVGWGAHWLAIEGVQPAVPQNPSPIAIAEAKGVSGFMGPSSTQPTTAAPAAKAVTVAGGDGQAIAKPLVKHILSRELQLYYERLTKSIVSPPPEADEDLEDETEECAPAIRTAQDQDVEMGSASSPKDQIDAPPRPTVTLAKPLKTFAQKGSGNHVRDAALASLRGDPGLHQLVPYLIQFVGSKVIETLRSPSQDDTAAASDGSSAAMAVRESQQISTADNHMLGVLLSTVHAILVNPHIFVEPYLHQMMPSILSILLTSSLAEPELLRLSQGMNDGHRPLVTAGPSSYSLRAHASALLTHVVETFGSSYPTLKPRVVATLLKALMTGVLPGSSDQDSARRSEALSAREPRASPGTKLGALMALRRLGKASFRTVLSNSTQLNAKLSDSAQPTETAATPLRLLGEWMQSWESGSLHSGDSNQQLRALQMKPVINEVTGALHALLPPFVAPNAELMGTIEERNQTLASTYGEYWMEKVIRADGRARAALETELGMRTSAGGSAPKAADATTSTRQVKHEP; this is encoded by the coding sequence ATGGCCCCTTCGACTAAAAGCGGCGCCAATGCTgcagccagcagctcgacgtccAACACTACAGCTTCTCTTGGTATCGGCATCTCTTCTGCCTCGACCGGAGGTGCTGGTGGCAGCATTGGTCTTGGACCCTTAGCTGGAGTGCCTGCCTCCGTCTATCCAACAGACACGATCCGAGATGTCGCCGAATCTCTCGGTATCAACAGTATGAAGGAGAGTGTCGCCGCTGCGCTCGCAGCCGACGTCGAATACCGCATCCGCGAGATCGTTCAAGACGCAGCGAAGTATATGAGACATTCCAAGCGCGACCAGCTCAAGACCATCGACATTGAtgctgcgctgcgagcACGCAACATCGAGCCAATCTATGGCTTCCTTCCTTCCTCGTCAGGGCGTTCCAGTGCTAGCGATCCATCACGATATACTGCAGGTCCCACCTTCCGCCGCGTTCAGACAGCTTCCGGTGTGCCGCTGCACTatgtcgaggatgaggagatTGACTTTGACAAAATTTTGGAGGCCGGACCCAGGATCGGTATCGGTCGTGGCGTGGGTTGGGGAGCTCACTGGTTGGCAATCGAAGGTGTGCAGCCTGCTGTACCGCAAAACCCATCGCCGATTGCCATCGCAGAGGCGAAAGGCGTCTCTGGCTTCATGGGACCCAGCTCAACACAACCGACTACGGCTGCACCGGCAGCCAAGGCCGTCACTGTTGCTGGAGGCGACGGCCAGGCGATTGCCAAGCCACTCGTCAAGCACATTCTATCGCGTGAGCTTCAGCTGTACTACGAAAGGCTCACAAAATCCATCGTCAGCCCACCTCCAGAAGCAGATGAAGATCTGGAAGACGAGACCGAAGAATGTGCTCCAGCCATCAGGACGgcacaagatcaagatgtTGAGATGGGCTCTGCCAGCTCACCCAAGGATCAGATCGACGCACCTCCAAGGCCGACCGTCACGCTTGCCAAGCCACTGAAAACGTTTGCGCAGAAGGGCTCTGGCAACCACgttcgagacgctgctcTTGCCAGCCTTCGCGGAGATCCCGGTCTGCATCAGCTTGTGCCGTACCTCATCCAGTTCGTTGGCAGCAAGGTCATCGAGACCCTGCGCTCTCCTTCCCAAGACGATACAGCGGCAGCGTCGGACGGATCGTCAGCAGCCATGGCTGTGCGCGAAAGTCAACAAATTAGCACAGCTGACAATCACATGCTTGGCGTGCTTCTCAGCACTGTCCATGCCATCCTGGTGAACCCGCACATCTTTGTGGAGCCGTACCTGCACCAGATGATGCCTTCCATCCTATCGATCTTGCtgacgtcgtcgttggcggaGCCAGAGCTTCTGCGTCTGTCGCAAGGGATGAACGACGGTCACCGGCCGCTCGTCACCGCTGGCCCCTCGTCCTACTCGCTGCGTGCTCATGCGTCGGCATTGCTCACTCATGTCGTTGAAACGTTTGGCTCCTCGTATCCAACGCTCAAGCCACGCGTGGTGGCCACGCTTCTCAAGGCACTCATGACGGGTGTCTTGCCAGGAAGCAGCGATCAAGACTCGGCACGACGCAGCGAGGCTCTTTCAGCTCGAGAACCTCGAGCCAGCCCAGGGACTAAGCTCGGTGCGCTCATGGCACTGCGACGTCTTGGCAAGGCAAGCTTCCGCACAGTCCTCTCCAACTCGACACAGCTCAACGCTAAGCTCAGCGACAGCGCACAACCGACCgagacagcagcaacaccgcTTCGTCTGCTTGGCGAATGGATGCAGTCGTGGGAATCGGGCTCGCTGCACTCTGGTGATAGCAATCAGCAACTGCGTGCGCTGCAGATGAAGCCCGTTATTAACGAAGTTACGGGCGCACTGCATGCTCTGCTCCCACCCTTTGTGGCACCCAACGCTGAGCTTATGGGAACGATCGAGGAGCGAAACCAAACGCTCGCATCAACGTACGGAGAGTACTGGATGGAAAAGGTGATTCGAGCAGACGGCAGGGCAAGGGCTGCTCTCGAGACTGAACTAGGTATGCGCACTAGTGCCGGCGGCTCAGCGCCCAAAGCTGCAGACGCAACCACATCAACCCGTCAAGTGAAACACGAgccgtga
- a CDS encoding gamma-tubulin, which yields MPRELITLQAGQCGNQIGSHFWEHLCREHGIAKDGTLEEYAAEEQGGDRKDVFFYQADDEHYIPRAILVDLEPRVINNILSGPYKNLYNPENIYSSKTGGGAGNNWAQGYAAGEKIADELIEMVDREADGSDSLEGFMLMHSIAGGTGSGLGSFLLERLNDAYPKKLIQTYSVFPNSEEISDVVVQPYNSILSMKRLTNNADSVIVLDNAALSRIATDRLHLQNPSYSQTNQLVATVMGASTTTLRFPGYMNNDLVGMIASLIPTPRAHFLMTSYTPFTSDNVERGKATMKTTVLDVMRRLLQPKNRMVSTLGASKSSCYISILNIIQGEVDPRDVHKSLLRIRERHLASFIPWGPASIQVALSKRSPYVPSSHRVSGLMLANHTGIASLFRRMVDQYDRLRKRSAFLDMYKREPMFANDLSEFDEARETVAELMAEYKAAESPDYITGQPDDL from the exons aTGCCCAGGGAACTGATCACACTTCAGGCCGGACAGTGTGG TAACCAAATCGGATCGCACTTCTGGGAACACCTGTGTCGCGAGCATGGCATTGCCAAGGACGGAACTTTGGAAGAGTACGCTGCTGAGGAGCAAGGTGGCGATCGAAAAGATGTCTTTTTCTACCaagcagacgacgagcactACATTCCAAGAGCTATCCTGGTAGATCTCGAACCGCGAGTCATCAATAATATCCTCTCAGGGCCGTACAAGAACCTGTACAACCCAGAGAACATTTACAGCAGCAAGACAGGGGGTGGCGCTGGTAACAATTGGGCGCAAGGCTACGCGGCCGGAGAAAAGATTGCGGATGAACTCATCGAAATGGTAGATCGAGAAGCCGATGGCAGTGACAGTCTCGAG GGCTTTATGTTGATGCACTCCATTGCAGGAGGAACCGGTTCTGGTCTCGGCTCTTTCCTGCTCGAGAGACTCAATGATGCTTATCCCAAAAAGCTCATTCAGACCTACAGTGTTTTCCCCAACTCAGAGGAGATATCCGACGTTGTAGTGCAGCCGTACAATTCGATTCTCTCCATGAAACGTCTTACAAACAACGCCGACAGCGTCATCGTTCTCGACAATGCAGCTCTCAGCAGGATCGCGACGGACCGACTTCACCTCCAGAACCCCAGCTACAGTCAAACCAACCAGCTCGTTGCTACCGTCATGGgcgcatccaccaccacgctGCGTTTCCCAGGATACATGAACAACGACCTTGTTGGAATGATTGCCTCGTTGATCCCGACACCAAGGGCACACTTCCTCATGACCTCTTACACACCTTTCACATCCGACAATGTCGAACGAGGCAAAGCTACCATGAAGACTACAGTGCTCGACGTGATGCGTCGTCTGCTGCAACCCAAAAACCGCATGGTCAGCACGCTCGGCGCCTCGAAATCCAGCTGCTacatctcgatcctcaACATTATCCAAGGCGAAGTTGACCCACGAGACGTTCACAaatcgctgctgcgcattCGCGAACGTCACCTTGCCAGCTTTATTCCATGGGGACCAGCTTCGATCCAGGTCGCTCTGTCCAAGCGAAGCCCGTATGTGCCCAGCTCGCATCGTGTCAGCGGTCTCATGCTCGCCAACCATACGGGTATTGCAAGCCTTTTCAGAAGAATGGTGGATCAGTACGACAGGCTCAGAAAGAGAAGCGCCTTCTTGGATATGTACAAGCGCGAGCCCATGTTTGCCAATGACCTGTCCGAGTTCGACGAGGCTAGAGAGACGGTGGCCGAACTCATGGCTGAGTACAAGGCGGCAGAGAGCCCAGATTATATTACCGGCCAGCCAGACGATCTATGA
- a CDS encoding putative rRNA methyltransferase NOP1 encodes MAFGDRGGRGGGARGGGRGGFGGGRGGAGGGRGGFGAGRGGAAGGRGGFGAGRGAPGGRGGGRGGGRGAPRGRGAPGGRGGRGGARGGGKPGARGGSNVIVKPHRHAGIFVAEGKEMLLVTKNIAPGESVYGEKRISVETPGAGADGTTAKTEYRVWNPFRSKLAAGVLGGLDNIHIAPGKKVLYLGAASGTSVSHVADLVGPEGIVYAVEFSHRSGRDLINMAKKRTNVIPIVEDARHPHKYRMLVGTVDVIFADVAQPDQARIVAHNAESFLKNEGHALISIKASCIDSTAPAEAVFAAEVNKLKGMKFKPREQLTLEPYERDHAMLVAQYQRHKA; translated from the exons ATGGCTTTCG GTGATCGCGGAGGTCGTGGCGGCGGTGCCCGTGGTGGCGGACGTGGCGGTTTCGGCGGTGGACGTGGTGGTGCCGGCGGTGGTCGCGGTGGCTTTGGTGCCGGTCGTGGCGGTGCAGCGGGCGGCCGCGGTGGCTTCggagctggacgaggtgctcCCGGTGGTCGTGGCGGAGGACgtggtggtggacgaggGGCACCCCGGGGCCGCGGTGCTCCCGGCGGCCGAGGTGGTCGTGGCGGTGCACGCGGCGGTGGAAAGCCCGGTGCTAGGGGTGGCTCCAACGTCATTGTCAAGCCTCATCGACATGCCGGTATCTTTGTCGCAGAGGGCAAGGAGATGCTCCTCGTTACCAAGAACATTGCCCCTGGCGAGTCGGTGTACggcgagaagcgcatcTCGGTCGAGACGCCCGGTGCCGGTGCTGATGGCACAACGGCCAAGACCGAATACCGTGTCTGGAATCCTTTCCGATccaagcttgctgctggtgtgcTCGGTGGACTGGACAACATTCACATCGCGCCTGGCAAGAAGGTGCTCTACCTTGGTGCTGCCAGCGGTACCTCGGTTTCGCACGTtgccgatctcgtcggCCCTGAAGGTATCGTCTACGCGGTCGAATTCTCGCACCGTTCGGGACGTGATCTGATCAAcatggccaagaagcgtaCCAACGTCATCCCCATCGTTGAGGACGCTCGACACCCTCACAAGTATCGCATGCTCGTTGGCACCGTCGACGTCATCTTTGCCGACGTTGCCCAGCCAGACCAGGCGCGTATCGTGGCACACAACGCCGAATCCTTCCTCAAGAACGAGGGCCACGCACTCATCTCGATCAAGGCCAGCTGTATCGACTCGACAGCACCCGCCGAGGCCGTGTTTGCTGCCGAAGTCAACAAGTTGAAAGGCATGAAGTTCAAGCCACGCGAGCAGCTTACGCTCGAGCCATACGAGCGTGACCATGCCATGCTTGTCGCTCAATACCAGCGCCACAAGGCATAA